Proteins from one Corticium candelabrum chromosome 4, ooCorCand1.1, whole genome shotgun sequence genomic window:
- the LOC134179120 gene encoding gamma-aminobutyric acid receptor-associated protein-like 2: MKWKFKEEHSFESRIQESTKIRCKYPDRIPVVVEKQPRSNIQDIDKRKFLVPADLTVAQFMYIIRKRIQLPPEKAMFLFVNKVLPTTSSTMGSIYDEHKDTDGFLYIAYSGENTFGL; encoded by the exons ATGAAATGGAAGTTTAAAGAGGAGCACAGCTTTG AAAGCAGGATTCAAGAATCAACGAAAATTCGTTGCAAGTATCCCGACAGAATTCCT GTTGTTGTGGAGAAGCAACCTCGTTCCAACATCCAAGACATCGACAAGCGCAAGTTCCTAGTTCCTGCAGACCTAACAGTGGCGCAGTTCATGTACATCATCAGGAAACGTATTCAACTTCCCCCTGAGAAAgcaatgtttttgtttgtcaataaaGTGCTGCCTACCACATCGTCGACCATGGGCAGCATTTACGATGAGCACAAAGACACGGATGGTTTTTTGTACATTGCATATAGTGGGGAGAATACATTTGGTTTGTGA